The proteins below come from a single Tachypleus tridentatus isolate NWPU-2018 chromosome 13, ASM421037v1, whole genome shotgun sequence genomic window:
- the LOC143236746 gene encoding transmembrane protein 243-like translates to MNPSAVSVPAEQTPLFGNQMPDRPLFGETTTSGRLLNLIVGTITCIFVAVTLICACATQSPLKGVNIYFSICICFVCISHIILIFWYRQGDVDPKFRYLIYFNAISIFLLCVCGNIYFFRNL, encoded by the exons aTGAATCCTTCAGCAGTATCAGTGCCTGCAGAACAAACTCCACTGTTTGGAAATCAGATGCCTGATAGACCACTTTTTGGAGAAACAACCACTAGT gGACGTTTATTGAACTTAATAGTTGGAACAATAACATGTATATTTGTTGCT gtcacATTGATATGTGCTTGTGCGACACAGAGTCCCCTCAAAGGagtgaatatttatttcagtatttgcatttgttttgtatgtatttcacACATAATTTTG ATTTTTTGGTATAGACAAGGAGACGTGGATCCCAAGTTTCGatacttgatttattttaatgctaTATCCATTTTTTTGCTCTGTGTCtgtggaaatatttatttcttcagaaacttataa